A single genomic interval of Rosistilla ulvae harbors:
- a CDS encoding DUF1553 domain-containing protein translates to MRRICSRFRGFTLLYLLILGIPAWGGDEAALHERVDEIIGDSLGDEPAAAIADDAEFFRRVWLDLAGTIPPAEATRKFLADPSTDKRSRAIDQLLAAPTYVTRMQQAFHVMLMERRGDHESWQKFLELAFKENKSWDSMVRAMLEPQPSHESHQGASFFLTKRLEKYGQNPIDHPGLTSDIGRLFLGVDLQCAQCHDHLLVDEYKQLDFQGLLAVTQTLKPAKGGPIPLVAEKPLTEKLEFVSVFESSSVATGPRIPFGKEFEIPSELPEDRDYSPLGLVANELPTATNPPFSRNIANRIWHLMLGRGLVEPLDSHHADNLPSHPELLELLAAELAAHQFDLKWLFREIALSDTYQRSSRIVDANTDIQEIQPDQYQVAIPKRLSAEQAVTSFAEAIGAGRDEDERSEFISRLKPLFVAALANPAREHEDHRHPSVRSALFFANDKEVLAAIERQPGNLIDRLMAIEEETALADELYLSVVSRFPSDEERTELAAFLTVPADQREAHLRHWIWALLASTEFNVNH, encoded by the coding sequence ATGCGAAGAATTTGCTCACGTTTCCGCGGCTTCACCCTACTCTATTTGCTGATTCTAGGAATTCCGGCTTGGGGCGGTGATGAGGCGGCGTTGCACGAGCGGGTGGATGAAATCATTGGGGATTCGTTGGGTGATGAACCTGCAGCGGCAATCGCCGACGACGCGGAATTCTTTCGTCGCGTTTGGCTCGATCTCGCAGGGACGATCCCTCCCGCGGAAGCGACACGCAAATTTTTAGCCGATCCTTCTACAGACAAACGCAGTCGCGCAATCGACCAACTGTTGGCAGCGCCAACCTATGTGACCCGCATGCAGCAGGCGTTTCATGTGATGTTGATGGAACGCCGGGGCGATCACGAGTCGTGGCAGAAGTTCTTGGAGCTTGCGTTTAAAGAAAACAAGTCATGGGACAGCATGGTGCGGGCGATGTTAGAACCGCAGCCTTCGCACGAAAGCCATCAAGGCGCTTCGTTCTTCTTGACGAAGAGGCTGGAAAAGTATGGACAGAATCCAATCGATCATCCCGGACTGACGAGCGACATCGGTCGATTGTTCCTAGGAGTCGATCTGCAATGTGCCCAGTGCCATGACCATCTCCTTGTAGACGAATACAAGCAGCTGGATTTCCAAGGGTTGCTGGCCGTCACACAAACGCTCAAACCCGCGAAGGGTGGTCCGATCCCGTTGGTTGCTGAAAAGCCGCTGACCGAGAAGTTGGAGTTTGTGTCGGTATTCGAATCGTCCTCCGTGGCAACGGGACCACGTATTCCGTTTGGCAAGGAGTTTGAAATACCCAGCGAATTGCCCGAGGATCGCGACTACAGCCCATTGGGGCTGGTCGCCAACGAATTGCCCACCGCAACGAACCCTCCGTTTTCTCGAAACATTGCCAACCGCATCTGGCATTTAATGCTCGGTCGCGGGCTTGTCGAACCGTTGGATTCGCATCACGCCGACAATCTCCCATCGCATCCGGAGCTGCTAGAGTTGTTGGCGGCGGAATTGGCGGCGCATCAGTTTGATCTGAAATGGCTGTTCCGGGAGATTGCACTCAGCGATACCTACCAACGCAGCAGTCGCATCGTGGATGCCAACACGGACATCCAAGAAATCCAGCCAGATCAATATCAAGTGGCGATTCCCAAGCGTCTTTCCGCGGAACAAGCGGTTACCAGTTTTGCGGAGGCGATTGGAGCGGGGAGGGATGAAGACGAACGATCGGAATTCATCTCACGACTGAAACCGCTGTTTGTTGCCGCCTTGGCCAACCCGGCTCGCGAGCATGAAGACCACCGTCATCCCTCGGTGCGGAGTGCTCTGTTTTTTGCTAATGACAAGGAGGTGCTTGCGGCGATAGAGCGTCAGCCAGGCAACTTGATCGACCGATTAATGGCGATCGAAGAGGAAACCGCTTTGGCGGACGAATTGTATTTGTCGGTTGTTAGTCGTTTTCCCAGCGACGAAGAGCGAACAGAACTTGCGGCTTTCCTAACCGTTCCCGCGGATCAACGCGAAGCCCATCTGCGGCACTGGATATGGGCGTTGTTGGCATCCACGGAATTCAATGTGAATCACTGA
- a CDS encoding DUF1501 domain-containing protein translates to MSKSPLCRTHEHRLSRRRLLGAGAATLGLGSMLRPVVAEDLRDKDRQVLCIWLDGGMSQLESWDPKPNTQFGGPFRAIPTSVPGIHISELFPKTALQMHHLAILRSVHTQDNSHSAGVARINRGDPKNRGVVYPYLGSAVAKLMGPTRTGLPPYVWVKPGSGGFKTADAGFLGPAYGALALGDAKPPANLLPHPSLTAEEYQLRQELRTRFNERFGQQRFNNEVAADTSVYEIAQTLMRRMDLFDESKVSAKDVERYGSHELGRHMLMGRRLIEAGVRFVKVNSYHWDSHGDHFNASDCLHRQFDQPFAALIEDLADRSLLDNVLVIVLSEFGRTPRINSHCGRDHWPEAWSVAMAGCGLQKGAVVGATNDLGTFVEGPEHDIGHLFHTWFQALGIPQDHMEYINQGQPLPVAHDDFGAVTELLS, encoded by the coding sequence ATGTCTAAATCACCTCTTTGCCGTACGCACGAACATCGACTGTCGCGTCGTCGCTTATTGGGCGCCGGTGCCGCGACGCTAGGCCTGGGCAGCATGTTGCGGCCTGTTGTCGCCGAGGACCTCCGCGACAAAGACCGGCAAGTTTTGTGCATTTGGCTCGACGGAGGGATGAGTCAATTGGAGAGTTGGGATCCGAAACCGAACACGCAATTTGGAGGACCTTTCCGAGCGATCCCGACGTCGGTACCTGGGATTCACATCTCGGAACTGTTTCCGAAAACGGCGTTGCAAATGCATCACTTGGCGATCCTCCGCAGCGTTCACACGCAGGACAATAGTCATTCGGCGGGTGTGGCGCGGATTAATCGTGGCGATCCCAAGAATCGCGGCGTCGTCTATCCGTATTTAGGATCGGCAGTCGCCAAGCTGATGGGACCAACGCGAACCGGCCTGCCACCGTATGTCTGGGTCAAACCGGGCAGCGGCGGATTCAAAACCGCCGATGCCGGCTTCCTCGGCCCAGCATACGGCGCACTTGCGCTGGGAGACGCCAAGCCGCCCGCCAATCTGCTGCCCCATCCTTCGTTGACTGCCGAAGAATACCAACTGAGGCAGGAGCTTCGCACGCGATTCAACGAACGTTTCGGCCAACAACGGTTCAACAATGAGGTGGCGGCCGATACCAGTGTTTATGAGATCGCGCAAACCTTGATGCGGCGAATGGATCTGTTTGATGAGTCGAAAGTCTCGGCGAAAGATGTCGAGCGTTACGGCAGTCATGAATTAGGGCGTCATATGTTGATGGGGCGCCGATTAATCGAAGCGGGCGTACGCTTTGTCAAAGTGAATTCGTACCATTGGGACAGCCACGGTGATCACTTTAATGCCAGCGATTGTCTGCATCGGCAATTCGATCAACCCTTCGCCGCCCTGATTGAAGATCTCGCCGACCGAAGTTTATTGGACAATGTATTGGTCATCGTGTTGAGTGAATTTGGACGTACCCCACGCATCAACTCCCACTGCGGCCGCGACCACTGGCCCGAAGCATGGTCGGTGGCGATGGCTGGCTGCGGATTGCAGAAGGGAGCTGTCGTTGGGGCGACCAACGATCTGGGGACGTTTGTCGAAGGTCCGGAGCACGATATCGGTCACCTGTTCCACACCTGGTTCCAGGCGCTCGGCATTCCCCAAGATCACATGGAATACATCAACCAGGGGCAACCGTTGCCCGTTGCCCATGACGACTTTGGCGCGGTTACCGAATTGCTCTCTTAA
- a CDS encoding WD40 repeat domain-containing protein, whose product MADSQQKQSTADSPPLTLQPIGDPIFYDRVLWEARFSPQGRWLVGVGQDAKIVRWTVGDSTDENPTGLTAAESLTGHNGWLTGMVFHPTLEHLFTVDSWGQLACYPYAQATASEPLWKLPAAHDGWIRAIAIHNSGAQIATSGNDGVVRLWSTGDGAKVSEWTHGSKVMSLAFAPDGKSLVSGDLFGVIRQWDLERGEVVREISAAPLYQKHNNQECGGVRRLVFSPRGDRLAAIGQKEPRGGFATGIPCVMVFDWETGTVEREMPVGDRNDGFAYDAIFHRSGHLIACSSAFPRKGPLWLWHPEEEEAALIDKKLSNGFSLSPHPDGKRVALLICNAPNGNGRGLKGGEYPGGSSRIHLMQITPQEANDR is encoded by the coding sequence ATGGCTGACAGTCAACAAAAACAATCAACCGCCGATTCGCCGCCGTTGACGCTGCAACCGATTGGCGACCCGATCTTCTACGACCGCGTTCTGTGGGAGGCTCGCTTTTCTCCCCAGGGGCGATGGCTCGTTGGCGTTGGCCAAGATGCAAAGATCGTGCGATGGACGGTGGGCGATTCGACCGACGAAAATCCTACAGGTCTCACGGCTGCCGAATCGCTGACTGGACACAACGGCTGGCTCACCGGAATGGTGTTCCATCCAACGCTGGAGCATCTATTTACAGTCGATTCGTGGGGCCAGTTGGCCTGTTATCCGTACGCGCAAGCCACTGCCAGCGAACCGCTTTGGAAACTCCCGGCCGCCCACGACGGATGGATCCGTGCGATTGCGATCCATAACTCGGGAGCGCAGATCGCGACTTCCGGAAACGATGGCGTCGTTCGATTGTGGTCGACCGGCGATGGAGCGAAAGTGTCCGAATGGACGCATGGATCGAAGGTGATGAGCTTGGCGTTTGCTCCCGACGGCAAGAGCCTCGTTTCAGGCGATCTGTTTGGCGTGATCCGACAATGGGACCTGGAGAGGGGCGAAGTCGTCCGTGAGATAAGTGCTGCTCCGCTCTACCAAAAACACAACAATCAAGAATGCGGGGGCGTACGTCGGCTGGTCTTCAGCCCTCGCGGGGATCGCTTGGCGGCAATCGGTCAAAAGGAACCTCGCGGCGGTTTTGCCACTGGCATTCCATGTGTGATGGTCTTCGATTGGGAAACGGGGACTGTCGAACGAGAAATGCCTGTCGGCGACAGAAACGACGGATTTGCCTACGATGCGATCTTCCATCGGTCGGGACATCTTATTGCATGTTCGTCGGCGTTCCCGCGAAAGGGCCCCCTTTGGCTTTGGCACCCTGAGGAGGAAGAAGCCGCGTTGATCGACAAGAAGCTGAGCAATGGATTCTCGCTAAGTCCACATCCCGATGGCAAACGCGTTGCGTTGTTGATTTGCAACGCTCCCAACGGCAATGGCCGCGGTTTAAAAGGAGGAGAGTACCCGGGGGGCAGTTCTCGGATCCACTTGATGCAAATAACGCCCCAGGAGGCGAACGATCGTTGA
- a CDS encoding PA0069 family radical SAM protein: MRHGSELDPPNRFESIRRELDLGQMEWDQEHLAAHERREIEYLPDDSKSIVSENKSPDIPFRYSVNPYRGCAHGCSYCYARNTHEFLGFNAGLDFETKIMVKHKAPQLLETFLNRKSYQPETISFSGVTDCYQPAERQFRLTRQCLEVALRYQQPVGIVSKNALVVRDLDLLQLLAAQNLVHVYLSITTLQPELARAMEPRTSIPTARLRAVRMLAEAGVPVGVMVAPVIPGLNDSEIPAILDQARQAGAATANFILLRLPLTVEPVFREWLQRTQPEKQELIEARVRQTRDGSMYDSQWNQRMRGSGPIAEQIKQMFQLFAKKHGLDKPLPPVDSTRFKNPNAGPQQMDLF, encoded by the coding sequence ATGCGCCACGGATCCGAGCTCGACCCGCCCAATCGCTTCGAATCGATTCGTCGCGAGCTGGATCTTGGACAGATGGAGTGGGACCAAGAGCATCTGGCCGCTCACGAACGGCGGGAGATCGAGTATCTGCCCGACGATTCGAAGTCGATCGTGTCGGAAAACAAATCGCCCGACATCCCGTTCCGCTACAGCGTGAATCCCTATCGCGGCTGTGCTCACGGTTGCTCTTATTGTTACGCCCGGAACACGCACGAGTTTCTTGGCTTCAACGCGGGGCTCGACTTTGAGACCAAGATCATGGTCAAGCACAAAGCGCCGCAGTTGCTGGAAACGTTCCTGAATCGCAAGTCGTACCAGCCGGAGACCATCAGTTTTTCCGGCGTGACCGATTGTTATCAGCCGGCGGAGCGACAGTTCCGGTTGACGCGTCAATGCCTGGAGGTTGCCTTGCGATACCAGCAACCCGTTGGGATCGTGAGCAAAAATGCGTTGGTCGTCCGCGACCTGGATCTGCTGCAGTTATTGGCCGCTCAGAATTTGGTCCACGTTTATCTGTCGATCACAACGCTGCAGCCCGAACTGGCCCGGGCGATGGAACCGCGGACCAGCATCCCCACGGCGCGGCTGCGTGCAGTCCGAATGCTCGCCGAAGCGGGCGTGCCGGTTGGCGTGATGGTCGCTCCGGTAATCCCTGGCCTGAACGATTCGGAGATCCCCGCGATCCTCGATCAAGCGCGACAGGCGGGAGCCGCGACGGCAAACTTTATACTGCTGCGACTGCCGCTGACGGTCGAGCCCGTGTTTCGCGAATGGTTGCAACGAACGCAGCCCGAGAAGCAGGAATTGATCGAAGCCCGCGTCCGCCAGACACGCGACGGTTCGATGTACGATTCGCAGTGGAATCAACGCATGCGTGGCTCGGGACCAATCGCTGAACAGATCAAACAAATGTTTCAGCTGTTCGCAAAAAAGCATGGCTTAGACAAACCACTACCTCCAGTCGATAGCACTCGGTTCAAGAATCCCAACGCCGGCCCTCAACAGATGGATCTGTTTTAG